Within Phragmitibacter flavus, the genomic segment CTCATAAACCAGTCCCCGAACCCCGCGCAGCGCCTCCGCCACCTTCGCGATCTTGGCATCGCTGCCGATGCGTTTGCTGTCCATCGCCCCCGCCTCCACCAGCTGCCGCGCCACCGCGCCATCCACATACACCCCTGCGATCACCAGCGGGCCAAAGAAGTCCCCCTTGCCACTTTCATCCACCCCAATGTGGGGCGCAAACATCTCCGGGTGAGCCACGTCTTCATAACCCAGCTCCGCCTCCCCAAGCACCTCAGGCTCAAGGGTAAACTTCACAAAATCCTCCGTCCCCTTGCCCTGCACCACCACCTTCGGGCCCTTTTCATACACCGCGATGCTCACCTTCTGCCCACTCCCGGCATACAAACAGTAGGGTTTCACCACAAACTCAAAACCCTTCGCCACCAGCAGGGTGCGGAGCTTCGCGGCCTGCAAATCGGTCAGCGGTTTGGTGTAGGTGGTCAACGCGGCCATGAGAGCGACGCACCAAAGAAGAACCCATCCCACTTGTCGAATTCCAATCACAAAATCTTGCCTGCCGCTGCCTCCTTGCTCATTCCCCCAAACTGTGCCAACGTATGCGCCCTCAACTTTCCTCTTCAACATCATCATCATGAGCACCATCGCCGCCCGCCTGACCGAAGACATGAAAACCGCCATGAAGGCGAAGGACTCCGTCACGCTCAACGTGGTGCGCGGCCTCAAGTCCTCCCTCAAATACGCCGCCATTGAAAAAGCCGGTGCCGATGGCGAACTCGACGACAACGAAGCCCTCGTGGTCATCCGTCGTGAAATCAAAAAACGTCAGGACTCCGTCAGTCAATACGAGAGCGGTGGCCGACCTGAACTTGCCGCCACCGAGAAAGCCGAAATCGCCGTCCTTGAAAACTACCTGCCGGCCGCGATGAGCGAAGCCGACCTCATCGCCCTGGTCGATGCCGTAATCGCCGAAACCGGTGCCACCACCAAGAAAGACATGGGCAAGGTCATGAAACTCCTCCAGGAACGCAGCGAAGGCCGCGCCGACAACAAAGTGCTCAGCACCGAAGTCAACAAAAGGCTCGGTTGAGAAGGGTGGGGACACAAGACGGGAAGACAGAAGACGGAAGACAGAAGAAAAAAACGAAGCTTCGGTCAAGCATCCCTCTCCTCATCCCACGCTACCTTCGCGCATTTCCCTCTGGTCTTGTGTCTTCTGTCTTCCAGTCTTGCATCTTGTGTCTCCCACTTTTATGACCTCCGCCCTCATCGTTGCCGCCGGCAGCAGCCGCCGCATGGGTTTTCAAAAACTCACCGCCAGCCTCCTCGGCAAACCCGTCCTGCGATGGACGCTTGAAGCCTTCGACAACTGTCCCGCCATCGATCACCTCGTCGTTGTCGTCAGTGACGCCACCCGTGAACTCGTGCGCGCCTGGGCAGCCGACGGCATGCTGCGCAAACCCGTCACCCTCAGCGAAGGCGGTGCCGAGCGCCACATCAGCGTCTACGGGGGTCTTAAGAAGCTTCCTCCATCGACCGAACTCGTCGCCGTTCACGACGGAGCCCGACCCCTCATCACCTCCGATCAGATCATCCGCTGCATAAACCGCGCCCGCGAAATCAAAGCCGTCGCCTGCGCCCGTCCCGTCACGGAAACGCTCAAACGGGTCGATGAAAACGGCGTGATCACCGGCTCCGTGGATCGCAAGGACACCTGGATCATGGAAACGCCCCAGATCTTTGACCGCAACCTGCTGTGCCAGGCCTACGAACGCGTCATGCAGCAAAACCTCACCGTCACCGACGAAGTCTCCGCCGTCCAACTCCTCGGTCACCACGTTTTTGTCCTCGAGAATCCCGAGTCCAATCTCAAGATCACTTACCCCACCGACCTCCTGCTCGCCGAGCAACTCCTCCAGGCCCGGCTGTGACACAGGCTTGCAGCCTGTCGTCCCTCCCGGATCACCCAAAAAAACAGGCTGCAAGCCTGCTTCACCCACGGGCAAAGTGCCTGTGTCATCCTGCCCAAAAACAAATCCATTGCACCGCGCCCCAGCCTCGCCAGCGTATGCGCCCCCCTTATGTTCACCTTATTAGGCTCCGATCCCCACTCGCTCGCACGGCGGGGAAGGCTCGTCACGCCCCACGGGACCATCGAAACGCCCGTCTTCATGCCCGTCGGCACCCAGGGCTCCGTCAAAACCGTCCATCCCGCCGAACTCAAGGCCCTCGAAGCCCAAATCATCCTCGGCAACACTTATCATCTCGCCGTCCGCCCCGGCATGGAAGTCATGCGCGAAGCCGGCGGACTCCATAAATTCGCCAACTGGGACGGTCCCATCCTCACCGACTCCGGTGGCTTCCAGGTCTTCTCCCTCGGCAAAATTCGCAAGATCAAAGAAGACGGCGTCCATTTCCAAAACCACGTCGACGGCTCCCCGATGGTTCTTGGACCCGAAAGCGCCATGGAAATTCAGGCCACGCTCGGCTCCGACATCGCCATGCTGTTCGATGAGTGCCCACCGCACCCCTGCACTTTCGAATACGCCAGCACCAGCCTCGACCTCACCCTGCGCTGGGCCAAACGCTGTCGTGAATGGATCGACAAAAACCAGCCTCAGACCAACGGCCAGCCCCAGCTGCACTTCGGCATCGTGCAAGGTTCATCCTTCGCTGAACTGCGCGCCCGTTCCGCCAAGGAACTGGTCGCCATGGGATTCGATGGATATGCCGTCGGCGGCGTCAGCGTCGGCGAGCCCGAACCTGAAATGATGGCCGCCGTGGAGAACAGCATCCCTTTTCTTCCGCACGACAAACCGCGCTACGCCATGGGCCTCGGCACCCCGCCGCAAATGCTCGAAATGATCGCCCGCGGCATCGACATGTTCGACTGCGTGCTGCCCACCCGGCTGGCCCGTCACAGCACCCTTTTCACCAAAAACGGCACCGTCAACATCAAGAACCAAACCTTCGCCCGCGACTTCGGTCCGCTTGACGAAGACACCCATCCGCTCTGTCACGGATTCACCCGTGCCTACGTCCGACACCTCATCAAAGCGGGCGAAATCCTGGGATTACGGTTGATTTCCCTCCACAATCTGCATTTCTACCTGTCCCTCATGTCCCGCGCCCGCAAAGCGCTGGAGGAAGGCTATTTCAACGAATTCCGTAAAGAGTTCACCGCCAACTACAAAACGCATACGTCAACGCCAGATTCAACGTCAACGCCAACGCCATCGCCATCATGACCATCATCACCACCGCCCTACTCGCCCAAACCGCAGCACCAGCCCCTGGCGGCGGCGGACTCTTCGGCAACCCGCTCGTATTCATGATCCTCATGATGGTGGTCATGTATTTCATCCTCATCCGCCCCCAGCAGAAGAAGCAGAAGGAAGCCCAAAACCTGCAAAAAGCCCTCGCTCCGGGAGATCAGATCGTCACCATCGGCGGAGCCCACGGCACCGTCACCACCGTGCATGAAAAAACCGTCACCATCCGCGTGGCTGAAGGGAAAATCGAATTCGACCGCACCGCGATTGCCTCACGCATCTCTCCGACCGTTGAAAGCAAATAAGAATAAATAAAAGAGACGAACCGTCCCCTCCGTTAAAAAAAACCCGCGGCCCCCACGCCGCTGCCGATCAACCACCGCTTCCCACCGACCCGACCGTCCATGCACACCCCGGAAATCACCTTCCTCTACGGAGCCGTCCTGCTGTTCCTGCTGTTCTTCTACCTCGGCACCGCGAAGCACCGCAGCAAAAAGATCGCCGGCACCGTCCTTACCCTCGGCATCAGCGCATTTTGTCTGTGGGCCTTCTTCGACATCGGCATTAAACGCGGCATCGACCTCGGCGGCGGCAGCTCCTTCACCGTGCAGCTCAGCCCCGGCGTCAGCGACGACGGCAGCCAGAAAATCATCACCTCCGACTCCGTCCAACAGGCCATCGGCATCCTGGAGAAGCGTCTTAACCCCGACGGTGCCAAAGACCTCCAGCTCGTCCCCCAGGGCACCGACCGCATCAACATCCAGATGCCCGGCGTCGGCCCTGAAGAAGTTGAAGCCGTCCGTAAACAGATCGAACAGGTCGCCCACCTTGAGTTTCGCCTCGTCCATCGCAACAGCGAAGGCGAACTCGCCTCCATGAAGGCCACCGGTCGTCCGGCCATCGGTTACGTGGAAATGCCCGGCACCGAACACAAGACGGATCCCACCGCACCCGCCAGCTACCTCGTCAGTGCCCGTCCCGACCTCGAAGGCAAATACGTCAAAAATGCCTACGCCTATCCTGATCCTCTTCAAGGCTGGACCATCGGTCTCGACTTCGACAGCCTTGGCGCCGATCTCTTCGCCAAACTCACCAGCGCGCATGTCGGCGAACGCCTCGCCATCATCGTGGATGGCGAAGTGATCTCCGCCCCCAACCTCAAAGACGCCATCCTCACCGGCAGCGCCGTCATTTCCGGCGACTACAAGGAGGCCCAGGCACGCGGCCTCGCCACCGCCCTCGAGAACCCTCTCGAAAACCCGATGTCCATCATCGAGGAAAGCTCCGTCACCGCCGCGTTCGGTGAACAGACCGTCAAACAGGGCATCTACACCGGCTACATCTCCGCCGTGCTCATTGCCCTGTTCCTGGTCATCTACTACCGCTTCGCCGGCCTCATCGCCCTCATCGGCCTGGCCGTCTGCATGCTGGTGGTCTTCGGTGCCCTCGCCCTCTTCAACTTCACGCTCACCATGCCGGGGATCGCCGGTCTCGTGCTCACCATGGGCATGGCAGTGGATGCCAACGTGCTGATCTACGAACGACTGCGAGAAGAGATCAAAAACGGCAAGAGCATCGCCTCCGCCCTTGAATCCTCCTTTGAAAAAGCGTTCTCCGCGATTTTCGACGCCAACTTCACCACCCTCATCTCCGCCGTCGTTCTCTTCTACCTCGCCAGCGGCCTGGTCAAAGGTTTCGCCGTCACCCTCACCATCGGGATCTTCGGCACCATGCTCGGTGCGCTCATCGTCACCCGCGTGGTCTTCAACTGGTTGATCGACGCCAACCTCCTCAAGAAAATCACCGTGACGCAGATCATCCCTGACCGGATTTTCAATGTGATGAGCCTGTCACGCGCCTTCTTCATCGGCACCTTGCTTGCCACCGTCGTGGTGGTCGGCATGTTCTTCGTCAAAGGCAAGGAGGCCATCGGCATTGACTTCCGCGGTGGAGCCCTGACCCGCTTCGAAATCAAGGAAGGCCAGCGCATCGAAGCCTCCAGCGTCGAAGCCATCCTCACCGAAGCCGGCCTCAAAGGCTTCTACGTGCAGGAAAGCAGCACCGGCACCAACGAACTCATCACCGTGCGCAGCGAATACGAAGACGGAACCAAGGTCAAAAGCCTCGTTGAAGCCAAACACGCCGATCAGGTCTCCGGCGGCCAGATCGAACGCGTCGGCTCCGTGGTTGGCAAAGAACTCGCCATCCGCTCCCTCATTGCCTACGCGATCGCCATGATCGGCATGCTCATCTATCTGACCATCTTCTACGAATGGTCGTTCGCCCTCGCCGCCATGGTCGCACTGTTCCACGACTGCGTGCTGGCGATTGGCGTCTCCGTGTTGTTCGGCCAGCAACTCTCCGTCATTCACATCGGCGCGTTGCTCACCGTTGCCGGCTATTCCCTGAACGACACCATCATCGTGTTTGACCGTATCCGTGAGATGCTCAAAACCCGCAGCGGCAGCCTGCGCGACCTGATGAACGAAGCCGTCTCCGCCACCCTGAGCCGCACCCTTCTCACCAGCGTTACCGTGTTGATGTCGATGGGCGTTCTCTATGTGTATGGCGGTCCTTCCATGCGCGATTTCGCCCTGCCAATCCTCATTGGTGTGGTGGTCGGAACCTATTCCTCCATCTACATCGCCTCCGCACTGGTGCTCTGGTATGTGAGGGTCACCGGCAAGAACCTCCGCAACCAGATCCTCGAAACCGAAGCCCGTCGCGAAGCCATCAAAAACGCCGCTTCGACTGGAGCCTGATCGATTCGAATCTTCTCATTTATCCATAAAAAACCGCCCTCAATCAGGGCGGTTTTTTTATTGGTTATTGGCATCGGCAAAGCGACCATTGAGGAGCGGAGCGATAGCAAAGTAGAAGGCTCGTCCCGGGCCTTTTCAAAAAACTGCAAGGCTCGGGACGAGCCTTCTACCTTTCCACTCTACGGAGCGTTTTCAACTGATCACGAATTACTTGGGGGCTCTGGTCTGGTCCGCGTCCGCCTTTTTCACCTGAAACACATCCGCCGATTCCAGCACCGATCTCGCCTCTTTTCGCAACCACTCAAGCGCCGCCGCATTCCCCATCAAATGCGCATCCCAAAACGCCGTGCTGATCGCCAGGATCGCCCGATGATGATTGGGATTGCGCGGATTTCGCTCGGCAGGAAGCCGCCTTTCCGTGAACACCGAATGCTCTGCCCCATACAACACCAGCTCATAATGATCCCCCATCGGTAATGCCGGATACACCTTGCGCCGATCCTCGGGCGTCGTCGACACCACTCCCGAAGGCGCTCCGTCGTCCGTGCCGGTCATCAGCATCCACGGGATCTTCACCGCCCCAAAACTGTCGGATGGGTCGCCCATGGCAGCGGGACTCGGACTCATCGGTAGTGCCGCCTTGATGCGCGAATCCGCAGCACTCCTCGCCCCACCCAAGCCAACCTGCTGCTCACCACCGAGCGCCTGCGTCGTCTTGGCCCCAAAAGAATGCCCGCTCATGCCAACACGCTTTAAGTCCAGACGACCCGCCAGCCGGTCACCCGACTGGGTGGACGCCTTTTCCAGCCCATCCAAGACCGTTCTCACATCCGCAATGCGCAGCAGGTAGTTCGCCGCATTGGCCGCCCGTTTCATTTCCCGTCGTGCCTCGATCACGGGTTTGCCCCTCCAGACGCTTTCGTCACTGCCGGGATGCTGAAGAAAAACCGTCACATAACCACGGGCCGACCAGTGCTCGCCAAGAAAGTTCGATCCCTCACGCGACCCTCCCAGCCCATGGCTCACCAGGATCACCGCAGCCGGACCAGAGCCTGCCGGTAAAAAAATGCGCGTCGGCACCACCCGCTCTCCACCGGTAGTCGCGAAATCACGATCATAAATGACCGGGGCCGCGCCTCGTTTTGATGGATCATACAACGTCGGTTCGGCTGCATGAATCACGGTCGTCACCAACCATATCAGGGGAAATAGAGCAGACTTCATCATGGGCAGGAGTGTGGATTTTTCCGATGAAACCCATCACGCCCAAATAAGTTGGACGTTAATTCACTTTCTTCTCTTCCTTCTTCGCCGCAGCACCCGCACGTTTTTTGTTTCCTGCCCGATGCGTCATGGGTTTCTCCATCGCCTTCATGTTCGCCATGCCTTCTTTCGAGAGCAGCGGATCACTGGTTTCCTCGCGCCATGCCAGCAAAGCCGATTTCATGCGCGCGAGTAACTCAGCCTGTTCGGGTTTGGACGACAACTCATCAAACTCCCATGGGTCTGACTGCAAATCATACAGTTCAAACTCCGGCGGATTCGCCGCCCGCTCAAACGCCTGACCCACCCGGGTGCCTGCATAGGGAGCTTCACGCGCCATGCTCAGAGACACATCGCCATCAACGGCCTGGGTGGGTTTTGCCTCACCAGCCCGCAGATTGTGGATCAACTTGTAACGTGCATCCCGGATGGAACGTCGGGGGAAGAAGGGCATCGAACCATGAAATTGAAACTCCGTGGCGAGATACTCCCGATGCTGTTTCTCATCCAAGGTGTGACGCAAGGATTTGCCCTGCAATCCAGTGGGGAGGGGAAGCGCCGTCGCATCAAGAATCGTGGGCAGCAGATCAACCGTCGACACCAACGCTGCACTGCGTTCGTCCGCCTTGAAAACCTCCGGCCACACCACCATCATCGGCACCCGCACCCCGCCCTCATAACAACTGGTTTTACCACGGAAGAACGGCGGACCATGATCGCCCACAAACAGGATCAACGTGTTTTCCGCATGCCCCGAAGCCTCCAGCTCTGCCATCAATAATCCTACCGCCGCATCAAACCGCATCACCGCATTGTAATACTGGGTGACCCGCTCCGGCTGCTCCTGCGTTTCAATCAGCTGAAACGGAAAAGGCGGCACCTCACCCACCTTCAACGGCGTTTCCGGCACCCCAAGGTATTGGGTCGGAAACGCCTCTTTTGGCGGGCGCGGACTCAACCCCAGCACGTGGGGATCAGAAAAGTTGGCCATCAAAAAGAACGGTCCTTTCACCTCGCGTAGAAACTTTCCCGCCATCGCCGTCGCGCTTTTCACATCGCGAGTGTCGCCGCGCAAACGTTGATCAAACGGAAAACTCGCTTCCGGCGCGACATGCAGTTTTCCGAGAATCGCCGTCTCATACCCCGCTTGCTTCAACAGGGCCGGAATAGTCTGCTGCCGCAACGGTTCATGCAGCTCAAATCCTCCATTCACCAATCCATACTGACCGTTGGAATGAGGATACATGCCCGTGAACATGGCGCTGCGCGAAGGACTGCACGAAGCCTGCGCCACATAGGCGTTTTCAAACAAACGACCACGTTTTGCCAGCGCATCGAGATGGGGAGTGCGCACCGCTTTATCCCCATAACAACCCAATTGCAGGCCAAGATCATCCGCCGTGATCAGCAGGACATTGGGACTCGACCCCAACAACATGGACGAAAAGGAAAAAAGGACGAAAAGCGATCGAATCATCATAGAAAAACTCGTTTTTATTCAAAGCGGACCGCATTCACGCCCATCGTCATTCCCTCGCGCACCACGCCCTCAAGGTCGATCAACGGCAGCGGCTTCACCACCCGCCCCAACGGACGACAACCAGGTCCAACTCCATCCAGACCGAGATCATCTTCCATCGTCAGCGCCAGCTGTTGCAACTTCTCCACCACCTCCGGATGCTGACCATACACATCGTTTTGTTCCCCCAAATCATCGCCCAAATGATAAAGCTGCTTCTTGTCAAGGTGCAGCTTCCATGGACCGAAGCGCACCGCCTCCATGCGAAATCCGCGATAATAAAAAAAGTGATCCCGCGGAGCCTTGCCGTCCACCGTCCCCGCCAGCACCGGCCAGATGTCTACGCCGTCGATTTTGCGATCCGCCGACAACTCCACACCCCCCAATCTTGCCACCGTCGGCAATAGGTCCATCATGCTGGTGATCTCGTCCGTGCTCGTTCCCGCAGGAATTTTGCCCGGCCACCACGCGATGGTGCCCACCCGCATGCCACCCTCCCAGGTCTCCGCCTTGCCGCCTCGCAATGGACCATTCTTCGACCCATGCCGCACCGAACCCCCATTGTCCGAGGTGAAAATCACCAGCGTCTTCTGGTCGAGCTTCAACTCGCGCAAAAGGTCCAGCACCTGGCCCACACTCCAATCCACCTCCATCGCCCAGTCACCAATCGCCCCATTCGGCGATTTCCCGGCAAACTCCTCCCGCGGATAAATCGGAAAATGCACGGCGCTGTGCGGCAGGTAGAGGAAGAAGGGCCGGTCCTTGTTTTGCTCAATGAATTCCCTCGCCTCCATCGTGTAATCCAGCGTCAGCTCATACTGTTGCTCCGCCTTCACGCGATTGATCACCTGCTCGTTGCGCAACAACGGCAGCGGCGGCTGCGCTGTGGCTTTGATGCCAGTTTCATCGTCCTTCCGCGGCGGCACATTCAGATTGGGACTTTGATTCGGATTCGGATTCTGTTTTGGACGCGGACGCGCACGCGGCTTGGGCGGCGGCTCCCCTGGGTTATTTTTGGCCCCATCGGCCACGGTGCCCATGTCATTCGAATAGGGGATGCCGTAAAAATAATCGAACCCCTGTCGCGTCGGCAAAAACTCCGGTTGATCCCCGAGGTGCCACTTGCCGATGCAGGCCGTGGCATAACCCGCCTCCTTCAAAACATCCGCCATCGTCACTTCGTCTGGATGCAGTCCCACCGCCGCCGCAGGAAACAACACATGCGGAATCGGCAATGCCCGTTTCGGATAACACCCCGTCATCAACGCCGCCCGCGAAGGCGAACATACCGGCGCCGCATAATGACTCATCAGTTTGCGTCCCTCTGCCGCCATCCGGTCAAGATGGGGCGTTTTGGTTGTCGAACCAAATGGCCCAATGTCCGCATATCCCAAATCATCAATGTTGATGACGATGATGTTCGGTTTCTGTTCCGCCGCTCCTCCCGTCGATATCAAGGCTGCATTCAGCAGAAGCACCAACATCGGCCCGGTCCACCGGAGCCCGTTCATCACAAGAGAATTTAAAAAAGCCGACACGCCCTCACAACGTCCCCAAGCTCGCCGTCTTTCCCGAAATCAAAAAATCCCGGTCCCAGAGCAGCCGATGTGGGCCGCCATTAACTTCCCCAGCACTCAACCCACCGAACGCAAAGTCCGCTCACCCTCTTCGATCAACTTCCAAAAATTCTTCGACTCGGCCAACGCCTCGTCTTCTCCTGCGCTGCCAAGGTTGCTGCGGAACAAGAAATCCTTCAGCGAATTCTTGTGCAACACCCGGTGAATCTTCACATGCGTGCCCTCAACGGCGAAATAAATCCGGTAATCCCCAGCGCGGCAGCGGAACAAACGGGTTTCACCGCGTTGGATCACCCCATAACGGCCTTCCAGCCGGTTGTTCTCAAGATCTTCAGGCTGAATGTTCAACGCCTCAAGCAGCGTGAACTGAATCTGATTCGAAAGCTGGGAAAGCTCCGCAGCGCTGATCTCATTGAAAATGATTTGGAGCATGTGGCGCAACCTAGTCGTATCCAGCCTACAAGAAAGAGGAAAAGTGCAGTCTTTGACAAAAGCGCATCCTCCTGCATCTTGACCACCCGTTTTTAACCCGAGGAATTACTCTCCCTTCACCCTCCTGACCGTCCCTTGAAACGCATCCTTTTTGTCTGCACCGGCAACACCTGTCGCAGCCCGATGGCGGAAGGCCTGTTCCGCAAAATGGTGGAAGGCCGTCCCGATTACGAAGTCGCCTCCGCCGGCGTCTCCGCTTACCCCGGCGACCGCATGAATGAGCACACCGCCACCCTCCTGCGCAGCGAAGGCATCGACGTCAGCCAATTCCGCAGTCAGTTGCTGACTCCGGAACTCGTCGCCAGCGCCACCCACATCTTCACCCTTGCCAACGGTCATCTGCGCACCCTGGAAAACCTTTTTCCTGACGCCGCCGGCAAAGCTTACCTGCTCAGCGAACTCTCACCCGACGATCAATTGCGAGGGCGCGACGTCGCCGACCCCTTCGGTTCCGACTTCCCGACCTATCAGGAAACCCGCAACCTCATCAACAAGCTCCTTCCCACCGTTCTCGCTTACATCGACCAGACATTCGACAACATCACGCCCACCAACGCCAACGCCATGCACGCCAACGCCACCCTTGAAGCCACCCCCATTCCCTCCGCCAGCAGCGCCTCTGTTGCCATTCACAAGCTCGCCATCGGAGCCGACCACGGCGGAGTCGAACTCAAGGACGCCCTCGTCGCCCATTTGAAATCCCAAGGTCACGAAGTCACCGACGTCGGCACCCACGGCAAAGACTCCGTCGATTATCCCGATTTCGCCGATTCCGTCGCCGCCAGCATTCTCAGCGGAGCCTCCGACGCCGGGATCCTCGTCTGCACCAGCGGCATCGGCATCTGCATCGCCGCCAACCGCCATCCCGGCATCCAGGCCGCCACCGTGCGCGAGCCCGAGGAAGCCACCCTCACCCGTCAGCACAACAACGCCAACGTGCTCTGCCTCGGCGGTGCCAAAACTCCAATCGAAGACGCCATCAAAATTGCCGACGCCTTCCTCGCCACCCCCTTTGCCGGAGGCCGTCATGCCCGCCGCGTCGGCAAAATGAACGACCTCTCCCATGTCGCCGCCGAAATCGTCCGCCACGGCGATCCCCTCGTGGCCGACATCATCATGGCCGAGGAAAAACGCCAGCAGAGCAACATCGAACTCATCGCCAGCGAAAACTTTGCCAGCCGCGCCGTTCAGCTGGCCCAAGGCTCCTGCCTCACCAACAAATACGCCGAAGGCTACCCCGGCCGCCGCTGGTATGGGGGTTGTGAAGAAGTCGACAAGATCGAACAACTCGCCATCGACCGCGTGTGTGAAATCTTCGGCTCCAAATACGCCAACGTGCAGCCCCACTCCGGCTCCCAGGCCAACGCCGCCGTCTATTTCTCGGTGCTCAAACCCGGCGACAAAATCCTCACCATGAACCTCGCTCATGGAGGTCACCTCACCCACGGTCACAGCGCCAACTTCAGCGGCAACTTTTACGAAGTCACCCATTACGGCGTGAGCGAAAAAGACGAACGCATCGACTACGACGCCCTCGCCGAACAAGCCAAACAGGTGATGCCCAAAATGATCACCGCCGGTGCCTCCGCCTATCCGCGCATCATCGACTTCGCCCGCATCGCCGAGATCGCCAAGTCCGTCGGCGCCTACCTCTTCGTCGACATGGCCCACATCGCCGGCCTCGTCGCCGCAGGTGTGCATCCATCACCGATCCCCCACGCCGATTTCATCACCAGCACCACCCACAAAAGTCTGCGCGGACCTCGTGGCGGTATCATCCTCACCAACGACGAAG encodes:
- the rnhC gene encoding ribonuclease HIII: MAALTTYTKPLTDLQAAKLRTLLVAKGFEFVVKPYCLYAGSGQKVSIAVYEKGPKVVVQGKGTEDFVKFTLEPEVLGEAELGYEDVAHPEMFAPHIGVDESGKGDFFGPLVIAGVYVDGAVARQLVEAGAMDSKRIGSDAKIAKVAEALRGVRGLVYEVIVIGPERYNQLYLKFGNLNKLLAWGHAKIIENLLERVPDCPRALSDQFANPRVLQAALQARGKAIVLDQQTKAESDPAVAAASIFARERFVRWLQEAGDRLGIELAKGVSPMVKAGAARLIQAHGVEVLPTVAKMHFKTANEVLEQA
- a CDS encoding GatB/YqeY domain-containing protein produces the protein MSTIAARLTEDMKTAMKAKDSVTLNVVRGLKSSLKYAAIEKAGADGELDDNEALVVIRREIKKRQDSVSQYESGGRPELAATEKAEIAVLENYLPAAMSEADLIALVDAVIAETGATTKKDMGKVMKLLQERSEGRADNKVLSTEVNKRLG
- the ispD gene encoding 2-C-methyl-D-erythritol 4-phosphate cytidylyltransferase; this translates as MTSALIVAAGSSRRMGFQKLTASLLGKPVLRWTLEAFDNCPAIDHLVVVVSDATRELVRAWAADGMLRKPVTLSEGGAERHISVYGGLKKLPPSTELVAVHDGARPLITSDQIIRCINRAREIKAVACARPVTETLKRVDENGVITGSVDRKDTWIMETPQIFDRNLLCQAYERVMQQNLTVTDEVSAVQLLGHHVFVLENPESNLKITYPTDLLLAEQLLQARL
- the tgt gene encoding tRNA guanosine(34) transglycosylase Tgt; this translates as MFTLLGSDPHSLARRGRLVTPHGTIETPVFMPVGTQGSVKTVHPAELKALEAQIILGNTYHLAVRPGMEVMREAGGLHKFANWDGPILTDSGGFQVFSLGKIRKIKEDGVHFQNHVDGSPMVLGPESAMEIQATLGSDIAMLFDECPPHPCTFEYASTSLDLTLRWAKRCREWIDKNQPQTNGQPQLHFGIVQGSSFAELRARSAKELVAMGFDGYAVGGVSVGEPEPEMMAAVENSIPFLPHDKPRYAMGLGTPPQMLEMIARGIDMFDCVLPTRLARHSTLFTKNGTVNIKNQTFARDFGPLDEDTHPLCHGFTRAYVRHLIKAGEILGLRLISLHNLHFYLSLMSRARKALEEGYFNEFRKEFTANYKTHTSTPDSTSTPTPSPS
- the yajC gene encoding preprotein translocase subunit YajC: MTIITTALLAQTAAPAPGGGGLFGNPLVFMILMMVVMYFILIRPQQKKQKEAQNLQKALAPGDQIVTIGGAHGTVTTVHEKTVTIRVAEGKIEFDRTAIASRISPTVESK
- the secD gene encoding protein translocase subunit SecD, which translates into the protein MHTPEITFLYGAVLLFLLFFYLGTAKHRSKKIAGTVLTLGISAFCLWAFFDIGIKRGIDLGGGSSFTVQLSPGVSDDGSQKIITSDSVQQAIGILEKRLNPDGAKDLQLVPQGTDRINIQMPGVGPEEVEAVRKQIEQVAHLEFRLVHRNSEGELASMKATGRPAIGYVEMPGTEHKTDPTAPASYLVSARPDLEGKYVKNAYAYPDPLQGWTIGLDFDSLGADLFAKLTSAHVGERLAIIVDGEVISAPNLKDAILTGSAVISGDYKEAQARGLATALENPLENPMSIIEESSVTAAFGEQTVKQGIYTGYISAVLIALFLVIYYRFAGLIALIGLAVCMLVVFGALALFNFTLTMPGIAGLVLTMGMAVDANVLIYERLREEIKNGKSIASALESSFEKAFSAIFDANFTTLISAVVLFYLASGLVKGFAVTLTIGIFGTMLGALIVTRVVFNWLIDANLLKKITVTQIIPDRIFNVMSLSRAFFIGTLLATVVVVGMFFVKGKEAIGIDFRGGALTRFEIKEGQRIEASSVEAILTEAGLKGFYVQESSTGTNELITVRSEYEDGTKVKSLVEAKHADQVSGGQIERVGSVVGKELAIRSLIAYAIAMIGMLIYLTIFYEWSFALAAMVALFHDCVLAIGVSVLFGQQLSVIHIGALLTVAGYSLNDTIIVFDRIREMLKTRSGSLRDLMNEAVSATLSRTLLTSVTVLMSMGVLYVYGGPSMRDFALPILIGVVVGTYSSIYIASALVLWYVRVTGKNLRNQILETEARREAIKNAASTGA
- a CDS encoding alpha/beta hydrolase family protein; this encodes MMKSALFPLIWLVTTVIHAAEPTLYDPSKRGAAPVIYDRDFATTGGERVVPTRIFLPAGSGPAAVILVSHGLGGSREGSNFLGEHWSARGYVTVFLQHPGSDESVWRGKPVIEARREMKRAANAANYLLRIADVRTVLDGLEKASTQSGDRLAGRLDLKRVGMSGHSFGAKTTQALGGEQQVGLGGARSAADSRIKAALPMSPSPAAMGDPSDSFGAVKIPWMLMTGTDDGAPSGVVSTTPEDRRKVYPALPMGDHYELVLYGAEHSVFTERRLPAERNPRNPNHHRAILAISTAFWDAHLMGNAAALEWLRKEARSVLESADVFQVKKADADQTRAPK
- a CDS encoding sulfatase family protein, giving the protein MMIRSLFVLFSFSSMLLGSSPNVLLITADDLGLQLGCYGDKAVRTPHLDALAKRGRLFENAYVAQASCSPSRSAMFTGMYPHSNGQYGLVNGGFELHEPLRQQTIPALLKQAGYETAILGKLHVAPEASFPFDQRLRGDTRDVKSATAMAGKFLREVKGPFFLMANFSDPHVLGLSPRPPKEAFPTQYLGVPETPLKVGEVPPFPFQLIETQEQPERVTQYYNAVMRFDAAVGLLMAELEASGHAENTLILFVGDHGPPFFRGKTSCYEGGVRVPMMVVWPEVFKADERSAALVSTVDLLPTILDATALPLPTGLQGKSLRHTLDEKQHREYLATEFQFHGSMPFFPRRSIRDARYKLIHNLRAGEAKPTQAVDGDVSLSMAREAPYAGTRVGQAFERAANPPEFELYDLQSDPWEFDELSSKPEQAELLARMKSALLAWREETSDPLLSKEGMANMKAMEKPMTHRAGNKKRAGAAAKKEEKKVN